A window of Cryptomeria japonica chromosome 3, Sugi_1.0, whole genome shotgun sequence contains these coding sequences:
- the LOC131066985 gene encoding putative 12-oxophytodienoate reductase 11, which produces MSGTKPTSAPLLTPYQMGPFNLAHRVVLAPLTRQRSYSNIPQPHAILYYSQRTTRGGLLIAEATGVSDTAQGHVDAPGIWTQEQVEAWKPIVKAVHDKGGIFFCQIWHTGRVSHVDYQPNGQSTVSSTSKPISGKIPLTNRKDVADFSRPRPLKTEEIPIIVADFRNAARNAIDAGFDGVEIHGAHGYLVDQFMKDSVNDRTDRYGGTLENRCRFALEVVEAVVDEIGAEHVGIRLSPFSAHSEAYDSNPEALGLYMAEALNKYNILYAHFVEPRIVNSQTTIASEKSLIPFRKAFKGTFLAAGGYDRDGGNEVVSSGKTDLVVYGRLFLANPDLPKRFELNAPLNKYHRETFYTSDPVVGYTDYPFLES; this is translated from the exons ATGTCTGGAACTAAGCCCACCTCAGCTCCGCTTTTAACACCCTACCAAATGGGTCCTTTCAATTTGGCTCACAG AGTGGTTTTGGCTCCTCTTACCAGGCAAAGATCCTACAGCAACATTCCTCAACCGCATGCAATTTTGTACTACTCTCAGAGAACAACCCGTGGGGGCTTGTTGATCGCCGAGGCAACAGGGGTCTCTGATACTGCTCAAGG GCATGTAGATGCGCCTGGAATATGGACACAGGAGCAGGTTGAAGCCTGGAAGCCCATTGTGAAGGCTGTGCATGATAAAGGGGGGATTTTCTTCTGCCAAATATGGCATACCGGAAGAGTTTCTCATGTGG ATTATCAGCCTAATGGCCAATCTACAGTTTCATCCACAAGCAAACCAATATCTGGAAAGATCCCTTTAACGAATCGAAAAGATGTGGCAGACTTCTCTCGTCCTCGGCCTTTGAAAACAGAGGAAATTCCTATAATTGTTGCAGATTTTCGCAATGCTGCCAGAAATGCTATTGATGCAG GTTTCGACGGTGTTGAAATCCATGGGGCTCATGGGTACCTTGTCGACCAGTTCATGAAAGACAGCGTGAACGATCGAACCGATCGCTATGGCGGAACATTGGAGAACCGTTGCAGATTTGCTCTTGAAGTTGTGGAAGCAGTGGTGGATGAAATCGGAGCAGAGCATGTGGGAATTCGACTTTCTCCATTTTCTGCTCATTCTGAAGCTTATGACTCAAATCCGGAGGCGCTGGGGCTTTACATGGCGGAGGCTCTGAATAAATACAACATTTTATATGCACATTTCGTTGAGCCCAGGATTGTTAATTCGCAGACAACGATAGCGAGTGAAAAGAGCCTTATTCCGTTCAGGAAAGCATTCAAGGGAACATTTTTGGCTGCAGGGGGGTATGATCGGGATGGTGGTAACGAAGTTGTTTCCAGTGGCAAAACAGATTTAGTGGTTTATGGGCGACTGTTTCTGGCAAATCCAGATCTGCCAAAAAGATTTGAGTTGAATGCGCCCCTCAATAAATACCACAGAGAAACATTTTATACTTCCGATCCCGTCGTTGGATACACAGATTATCCATTCCTCGAGTCTTGA